One Eremothecium cymbalariae DBVPG#7215 chromosome 2, complete sequence DNA window includes the following coding sequences:
- the GRX8 gene encoding glutathione-disulfide reductase GRX8 (similar to Ashbya gossypii AFR577W), whose protein sequence is MSDYVSKARELVKAHKYFQFSASWCPDCVYANSIWEKYNITSKIFIFDISTESKDKAEESVWRSAFKEATGSRNLPTIYIDGQIWGTESKLHQLENAGLLEEEFKKLNLL, encoded by the coding sequence ATGTCAGACTATGTCAGCAAGGCCAGGGAACTTGTAAAGGCCCACAAATATTTCCAATTCTCTGCATCCTGGTGTCCAGATTGTGTTTATGCAAACAGTATTTGGGAAAAGTATAATATTACATCaaaaatcttcatctttgACATCTCTACAGAGAGTAAAGACAAGGCAGAAGAATCTGTTTGGCGTTCAGCCTTTAAAGAAGCCACTGGAAGCAGAAATTTGCCAACAATTTACATAGACGGCCAGATCTGGGGCACAGAAAGTAAGTTACACCAACTTGAAAACGCTGGATTGCTAGAAGAGGAATTCAAGAAGCTCAACTTGCTTTAG
- a CDS encoding uncharacterized protein (no homolog in Ashbya gossypii), whose translation MTTVAHGHRVYTLSMFPGSMDYVTIGIYCRLIVCGRLDSRKSFSETENLQRVWLERPSPDSEFREFQWRRRALTTGPQIAVKSVRRAYPAGPYCRSVSRVVS comes from the coding sequence ATGACGACAGTTGCACACGGCCACCGAGTTTATACGCTATCTATGTTTCCGGGCTCGATGGACTATGTCACAATTGGTATATATTGCAGGCTTATTGTATGCGGTAGGCTCGACAGTCGAAAAAGCTTCAGTGAAACAGAGAATCTCCAAAGGGTATGGCTCGAACGCCCGAGCCCAGATTCAGAATTTCGCGAGTTCCAATGGCGGCGGAGGGCCTTGACCACTGGGCCACAGATAGCTGTAAAATCGGTGCGACGGGCGTACCCCGCAGGGCCATATTGCAGGTCTGTGTCACGTGTAgtgtcgtaa
- the ECO1 gene encoding Eco1p (similar to Ashbya gossypii AEL024C), which produces MITSTIDKKNRPKKSARMLQSKLILPSAPAVALHKCSGCHMTYSLNSPLDTLEHKKYHDLHLNGKKWLQSWGTIVSKFTIDKFTPPSTSSSEGSKSGSSKWENEERIVVITPGRQAEVKPMLGLMKIINDELTAPHDENSFWSEQGLDSEGRAFVYVKRGRAVGAITVEYLNEGHNRGRWMRLESRKIVPNVVPRVKLGISRIWVCKKQRGTGIATRLLDCARKHSILGMEVAKWEMAWSQPSESGGRLAKNYNSLKHSSGELLIPCYI; this is translated from the coding sequence ATGATCACCAGCACGATTGATAAGAAGAATCGTCCTAAAAAGTCAGCACGGATGCTCCAATCTAAACTAATACTCCCAAGTGCACCTGCTGTAGCATTACACAAGTGTAGCGGTTGTCACATGACTTATTCGTTAAACTCGCCGTTGGATACACTCGAACATAAAAAGTACCACGATCTACATCTAAATGGCAAAAAATGGCTTCAGTCATGGGGGACCATAGTTTCGAAATTTACAATTGACAAATTTACACCGCCATCTACGTCATCATCTGAAGGCAGCAAATCTGGAAGCTCGAAGTGGGAGAATGAAGAACGAATCGTGGTTATTACCCCTGGAAGGCAGGCAGAAGTAAAGCCTATGTTGGGTCTTATGAAAATCATTAATGATGAACTGACTGCACCGCATGATGAGAATAGCTTTTGGTCCGAGCAGGGATTGGATTCAGAGGGACGTGCTTTTGTGTATGTTAAGAGGGGGCGAGCTGTTGGTGCGATAACTGTTGAATATCTGAACGAAGGTCACAACAGAGGTCGGTGGATGAGGCTAGAAAGTAGAAAAATTGTGCCCAATGTTGTGCCCAGGGTAAAGTTAGGAATTTCCAGAATTTGGGTATGTAAGAAACAGAGAGGAACTGGCATAGCAACAAGGCTGTTAGATTGTGCTCGAAAGCACTCTATATTAGGAATGGAAGTTGCAAAATGGGAGATGGCATGGTCGCAGCCTAGCGAGAGTGGTGGGAGGCTCGCGAAAAACTACAACAGCCTGAAGCATAGTAGTGGTGAATTATTAATACCGTgctatatataa
- the CDC14 gene encoding phosphoprotein phosphatase CDC14 (similar to Ashbya gossypii AEL025W) has product MGKRVYLDNTIEFLKGRVYLGAYDYSPQDSEDVVFFTVEDTLFYNRFHLDFGPMHIGHLYRFAVIFHEILNDPENHGKAVVFYSSTSTRQRANSACMLCCYMVLVQGWTPHQVLQPLAQVDPPFMPFRDAGYSNADFEISIQDVVYGIWRAKETGLVDLNAFKLEVYEKYERVENGDFNVLTPDFIAFASPEEDMRRPYVPGRTRLNQPFRRVLEFFKENNVQLVVRLNSHLYRAKHFEDIGIKHLDMIFEDGTCPDLSIVKNFVGSAETIVNQGGRIAVHCKAGLGRTGCLIGAHLIYTYGFTANECIGFLRFIRPGMVVGPQQHWIYLNQNTFREWKYTMKLSMEPSDLICGLYPLITLEEYKYQKKKLRRAKMDHEDDYTVDENTVTPPNKTLASRNDEFSHNVAVPQDSPGQPRKGHDGTNTIENIYHKTASSSLNSKTNRKIAENSVRAHNNNNSDNDDSMLIDSSNATSKSPLSSMTKKQTTNTSMDDEFALRQILPKNRRLASSGLGSSDKRFASGAGVRKVSGTAKR; this is encoded by the coding sequence ATGGGTAAAAGAGTATATTTGGATAACACCATCGAGTTTTTGAAAGGTAGGGTTTACCTAGGGGCCTATGACTACTCGCCGCAGGATTCTGAGGATGTCGTCTTCTTCACAGTTGAAGATACGTTATTCTACAATCGGTTCCACCTCGATTTTGGACCTATGCATATCGGGCATTTGTACCGCTTTGCCGTTATATTCCACGAGATCTTGAACGATCCGGAAAACCATGGAAAGGCGGTAGTATTCTATTCGTCGACTTCCACAAGACAACGGGCAAATTCAGCATGTATGTTATGTTGTTATATGGTGTTGGTGCAGGGGTGGACACCACATCAGGTGTTGCAGCCTTTGGCGCAGGTGGATCCGCCATTCATGCCGTTTAGGGATGCTGGTTACTCTAATgcagattttgaaatttctaTACAGGATGTTGTCTATGGTATCTGGAGGGCTAAGGAAACAGGATTGGTTGACTTGAATGCATTCAAATTGGAAGTTTACGAGAAGTACGAGCGTGTGGAGAATGGTGACTTTAACGTGTTGACCCCAGACTTTATTGCGTTTGCATCGcctgaagaagatatgaGGAGGCCTTATGTTCCTGGTCGGACTCGTTTGAACCAGCCATTTCGAAGAGTActtgaatttttcaaggAAAACAACGTACAGTTGGTTGTGCGGCTCAATTCTCATTTATATCGCGCGAAACACTTTGAGGACATTGGTATCAAGCATCTTGACATGATTTTTGAGGACGGAACGTGTCCAGATCTTTCCATTGTTAAGAACTTTGTTGGGTCAGCTGAGACTATTGTTAATCAAGGTGGTCGCATAGCAGTTCATTGCAAGGCAGGTTTGGGAAGGACAGGGTGTTTGATTGGTGCTCATCTCATCTACACCTATGGATTTACGGCAAACGAGTGCATAGGTTTCCTAAGATTCATCCGACCTGGTATGGTTGTGGGGCCACAGCAACActggatatatttgaacCAAAATACCTTCCGAGAGTGGAAATATACCATGAAACTAAGCATGGAACCAAGTGATCTTATCTGCGGGTTGTATCCATTAATCACTCTTGAGGAATATAAAtatcagaagaaaaagCTAAGACGGGCTAAAATGGATCATGAAGATGATTATACTGTTGACGAGAACACGGTGACACCACCTAATAAAACTTTGGCAAGCCGTAACGATGAGTTTTCTCATAATGTTGCAGTCCCACAGGACTCACCAGGTCAGCCTAGGAAGGGCCATGATGGTACTAATACTATTGAAAACATCTACCATAAGACTGCTAGTTCATCGCTGAACTCTAAaacaaacagaaaaatTGCAGAAAATTCTGTAAGAGCtcacaacaacaacaatagcGACAATGATGATTCGATGCTTATTGATTCAAGTAATGCTACCAGTAAATCACCACTATCATCCATGActaaaaaacaaactaCAAACACCTCTATGGACGATGAATTTGCCTTAAGACAAATACTGCCTAAGAATAGACGTTTAGCATCATCTGGTTTGGGTTCTAGCGACAAAAGATTTGCTAGTGGTGCTGGCGTTAGAAAAGTTTCAGGAACCGCCAAGCgttga
- a CDS encoding uncharacterized protein (similar to Ashbya gossypii AEL023C): protein MNFWKLNVLLFGGWLISGVVAQAPGVSSPSFVPPDARGAHRPLPATNACLQYDFSWKARNNGYPPYSLTVERVAWEYENVYTITVHVQGSVSIPIESLWSLKIVDANSPDGSTFQLYSRNESRHLINDPTNYYVSFRVFGRQGPVNELMCTPEFGIQYEYCQGSADCSNWTYGTTAFTLNMGCTGVDRQGRSSKDAGAYCWPRGNFPDAEPTTISSASATTTFAPSETSSAVTISSGFSSAWSSAWSSAWSSSFSSWSSSDFSTSFSSDFSTSFSSEFSTASSSSWNNASGTSTVLSSTIPTVTSSALSTTLPSSSAVVPSSSTSSAEASSTSSAEVSSTSSAEVSSTSSAEASSTSSGEASTAPSTSVPQSTTAAPSVSLSSTTNFNSSVSESATLSSGASSGAVSSAPVNATVSGSSAAPSVIITTAPSSVSSGSSEAAVTPFTTPSNGNSTDGDCSTPVEVISLITNVHTTVVSENGITSTISYTGIEFTTALLTDGCSVTGPVIITATPQTPTLESSIPTTVPIIPTISNPVNYTTASECVPVVETVTEVVTSVLPTIYTLSGTTVTYYGTATGHVTSTITKPCPTGPYTSTSAQFSNSTAPAPVTPTVITTINTITTVSNGITATQTVTYTIPCSGEHTETTNSEGLSTTVVIPTLNNISQPVTFTGTNTAGNKTTWIDTVSTSVTIPGTPDIPGVPSFTGVPGVPNITDIPGVPAIPGSSSIPGTIPGTPGTPSMPSISGAPGVPTNPGISSVPGTIPGTPVIPSVSSNTEIPGTTVVTSVPSVPGVPSVPGVSSIPGTPGTPGVPGIPGTTEVSSVPGIPITPGIPGIPGTPGTPGNPRYSRYPRYSRYPRYSRYPRYSRYPRYSRYSQVLQVLQKSQHPQKS from the coding sequence ATGAACTTTTGGAAGTTGAATGTCCTGTTATTTGGAGGGTGGCTCATAAGTGGGGTTGTAGCCCAGGCTCCTGGTGTGAGTTCTCCGAGCTTTGTTCCTCCTGATGCCAGAGGGGCTCACCGCCCACTTCCTGCCACCAACGCATGCCTTCAATACGATTTCAGCTGGAAAGCTCGTAATAATGGGTATCCACCATACTCATTAACTGTTGAGAGAGTGGCATGGGAGTACGAAAATGTTTACACCATTACAGTTCATGTTCAGGGTTCTGTCAGTATCCCAATTGAATCCTTATGGTCGTTGAAGATAGTTGACGCCAACTCACCCGATGGTTCGACATTCCAATTGTACAGCCGTAACGAGAGCAGACACTTGATAAATGATCCTACCAACTACTATGTTAGTTTCCGTGTGTTCGGAAGGCAAGGTCCTGTCAACGAATTGATGTGTACACCAGAATTTGGAATTCAATACGAGTATTGTCAGGGTTCTGCCGATTGTTCAAATTGGACGTACGGAACTACCGCCTTCACCTTAAACATGGGATGTACCGGCGTGGATCGCCAAGGTCGTTCCTCGAAGGATGCAGGAGCTTACTGTTGGCCACGGGGTAACTTTCCAGATGCTGAACCCACGACCATATCTAGCGCGTCTGCTACTACCACTTTTGCACCTTCTGAGACAAGCAGCGCAGTAACCATATCTAGTGGGTTTTCTTCCGCTTGGTCGTCTGCCTGGTCGTCTGCCTGGTCTTCGAGTTTTTCTAGTTGGTCCTCGAGCGATTTTTCGACATCGTTTTCTAGTGACTTCTCTACCTCTTTCTCTAGCGAGTTTTCTACCGCGTCTTCCAGCTCATGGAACAATGCCAGCGGTACAAGTACCGTCTTGAGTTCAACTATTCCAACAGTCACTTCTAGTGCGCTTAGCACTACCTTACCATCTAGTTCAGCGGTAGTTCCAAGCAGCTCTACCTCCTCAGCAGAAGCCAGCTCTACCTCCTCAGCAGAGGTCAGCTCTACCTCCTCAGCAGAGGTCAGCTCTACCTCCTCAGCAGAAGCCAGCTCTACCTCCTCAGGAGAAGCCAGCACTGCTCCTAGCACATCCGTTCCACAATCAACCACAGCAGCACCAAGTGTTAGTTTAAGTTCTACTACAAATTTTAATTCAAGCGTCAGTGAAAGTGCTACTTTAAGTTCTGGTGCAAGTTCTGGTGCAGTGTCATCAGCACCTGTAAATGCTACTGTCAGCGGAAGCAGCGCTGCTCCTTcggttattattaccacTGCTCCATCCTCTGTTTCAAGTGGGTCTTCTGAGGCCGCCGTCACTCCTTTCACTACCCCCAGCAATGGTAACTCGACCGACGGTGACTGCTCTACTCCTGTTGAGGTTATTAGTCTGATTACCAATGTTCACACAACTGTTGTTTCAGAGAATGGTATTACCAGTACGATCTCATACACCGGCATTGAATTTACCACGGCACTTTTGACAGACGGCTGTTCTGTAACAGGTCCAGTTATAATTACAGCTACTCCACAAACTCCAACACTTGAGTCTTCAATTCCTACAACTGTCCCAATTATCCCTACTATCTCTAACCCAGTTAATTATACCACTGCCTCTGAATGTGTTCCCGTGGTTGAGACTGTTACAGAAGTGGTTACCAGTGTATTGCCTACAATTTACACGTTGAGTGGTACCACCGTGACTTACTACGGAACCGCAACTGGTCATGTTACTTCAACGATCACAAAGCCTTGTCCAACTGGTCCATATACCTCCACTTCGGCTCAATTCTCCAACTCTACTGCGCCTGCCCCTGTGACACCAACCGTCATTACTACGATTAACACCATAACCACAGTATCGAACGGTATCACTGCAACTCAGACAGTTACATACACAATTCCTTGTAGTGGAGAACATACCGAGACTACCAACTCTGAAGGTTTATCTACTACTGTGGTGATCCCTACATTAAACAACATTTCTCAACCTGTTACATTCACCGGGACCAACACGGCTGGCAACAAAACCACTTGGATAGATACTGTTTCGACATCGGTAACCATTCCAGGTACTCCCGATATTCCAGGTGTTCCAAGTTTCACGGGGGTTCCAGGTGTTCCAAACATCACAGATATTCCAGGTGTTCCAGCTATTCCAGGTAGCTCGAGTATTCCGGGTACTATTCCAGGTACTCCAGGTACTCCAAGCATGCCAAGTATTTCAGGCGCACCAGGTGTTCCAACTAACCCAGGCATTTCCAGTGTTCCCGGTACGATTCCTGGTACACCAGTTATTCCAAGCGTGTCAAGTAATACAGAGATTCCAGGAACTACAGTGGTTACGAGTGTTCCAAGTGTTCCAGGTGTTCCAAGTGTTCCAGGTGTTTCAAGTATCCCAGGTACTCCCGGTACTCCAGGTGTCCCAGGTATCCCAGGCACTACAGAGGTTTCGAGTGTTCCAGGTATCCCAATTACTCCAGGTATCCCAGGCATCCCAGGCACTCCAGGTACTCCAGGTAATCCCAGGTACTCCAGGTATCCCAGGTACTCCAGGTATCCCAGGTACTCCAGGTATCCCAGGTACTCCAGGTATCCCAGGTACTCCAGGTACTCCCAGGTACTCCAGGTACTCCAGAAGTCCCAACATCCACAGAAGTCCTAA